A genomic region of Papaver somniferum cultivar HN1 chromosome 7, ASM357369v1, whole genome shotgun sequence contains the following coding sequences:
- the LOC113293405 gene encoding 11-beta-hydroxysteroid dehydrogenase 1B-like, whose product MEPLLIHKFLNLIIPPIVFIILCIITPPYHLFKLLNSILIKPLFFVENMAGKVVLVTGASSGIGEQLVYEYARRKARLVIVARRNNLLEEVANKARQFGSPDVLVVCADVTKVDDCERFIEETINYFGRLDHLVNNAGIISLCPFKEAKNILNFTPIMDVNFWGSVYPTHFAIPHLQKSKGRIVAIASVGGWLPTSRLCFYDASKAALINFYDTLRVELQPDGVKITIASPGVKDSEMTQGKILSKEGVMQVDKESMDDMIETFLLGTMPVISSELCAKTIVNGACRGDGSITEPAYFGAFYLVKVFCPEMYYWIFSWIDSRKPVIKNHSNNITSTAVIEQS is encoded by the exons ATGGAACCACTCCTAATTCACAAGTTCCTAAACTTGATTATTCCTCCTATCGTTTTCATCATTCTCTGTATCATCACACCTCCTTATCACCTCTTCAAGCTTCTCAACTCCATCCTAATCAAACCTCTTTTCTTCGTCGAAAACATGGCCGGGAAAGTTGTTTTAGTTACTGGGGCTTCATCCGGCATTGGAGAG CAACTTGTGTATGAATATGCAAGACGAAAAGCTCGCCTAGTCATTGTTGCAAGAAGAAATAATCTTCTTGAAGAAGTTGCAAATAAGGCCCGTCAGTTCGGCTCCCCTGATGTTTTAGTTGTATGCGCAGATGTTACTAAAGTCGATGATTGTGAACGGTTTATCGAAGAAACTATAAACTACTTTGGACGTT TGGATCATTTGGTGAATAATGCGGGAATCATTAGTTTATGCCCATTTAAGGAAGCCAAGAACATACTCAATTTTACGCCTATAATG GATGTTAACTTTTGGGGATCAGTTTATCCTACTCATTTTGCAATTCCGCACCTTCAAAAGAGCAAAGGTCGAATTGTTGCGATTGCTTCAGTCGGCGGATGGTTGCCTACATCAAGACTTTGCTTCTATGAT GCTAGTAAAGCTGCATTAATAAACTTCTACGATACACTCAGAGTTGAGCTACAACCTGATGGAGTCAAAATAACGATAGCGTCTCCAGGTGTAAAGGATTCAGAGATGACCCAAGGCAAGATCTTAAGCAAGGAAGGTGTAATGCAAGTTGACAAAGAGAGCATGGAT GACATGATTGAAACGTTCTTGTTAGGCACGATGCCGGTTATTAGTTCAGAGTTATGTGCAAAGACGATTGTCAATGGAGCATGCAGAGGAGATGGATCGATAACCGAACCTGCGTATTTTGGAGCATTTTATCTAGTGAAAGTGTTTTGCCCAGAGATGTACTATTGGATTTTCAGTTGGATCGACTCTCGCAAACCTGTTATTAAGAACCATTCTAATAATATTACTAGTACAGCTGTTATCGAGCAGAGCTAA
- the LOC113299669 gene encoding uncharacterized protein At1g65710-like → MGSCLSKKESSSSTTTTCSAVTVTNKTTPLPDPPSKDEENKKKPAITTTTTTTITAATTTKNPQEESNNGVMKKEVFVIKQRRSHERRPSEGKITISTPTTSNTKEDPSSSSSGEGAGNGNNVVERSGVVRTSSCTKEEVDAILIQCGRLSRSSSGNNLNNNSNTRKYSGSKRSYDFDHDAIEKGSDDIDNDNVGIDANSHHHQRRHSRSSHRRNSSRDKDVEGGSSTKRSGSREKRSSSREEDRTRSGGGSGSRRVSRSPGRRSETPSSANAAGGAGVTEKSRPGKMVSVPASNRVGGADSGTIAGSGVKRVSVRRSGEIGRTTAASPRSQSPANVRGAGNNENHHQHPHSLSRSNSRKAEHSPYRRNPMAEIDDNSQRPNENTNLKNQKIKDCEPTLNKKSSILQSQQKSELKTQRVTEAIVQETNTNGSRDVKENIGLTTGAAVGESLKPHGITRTRSARRSRDFDLNSALEPDTILNPTSYASLLLEDIQNFHQQNTTTTTPTAAAATATAFTLPACVTKACSILDAVADLNSCASSNISNDDRNCFEVSDNRSNNNKNFSKSTTNAVPFNPLGKKRLDAKKKTYAESELVVGNDEEKEDLMEPSLHKYITVRRGVNIVNEEMDMEQQESSGSNSVVAAQHNWASSSSSWEPNSADSTDRWTSRSNTTGGEQEELNLVISEKVKQQQNISGTPMRRKKETNELQGKVIGGNVRGQMRIPIAAASM, encoded by the exons ATGGGGAGTTGTTTGAGTAAGAAAGAGAGTAGTTCTAGTACTACTACAACTTGTTCAGCTGTTACTGTTACTAATAAAACAACTCCATTACCAGATCCACCATCTAAAGatgaagaaaacaagaagaaaccagcaatcaccaccaccactaccaccaccataaCAGCAGCAACTACTACTAAAAACCCACAGGAGGAGAGTAATAATGGTGTGATGAAAaaagaagtgtttgtgattaaacAAAGAAGAAGTCATGAAAGAAGACCATCTGAAGGTAAAATTACCATCTCTACCCCTACTACTAGTAATACCAAAGAAGAcccatcttcatcttcctctggaGAAGGTGCTGGTAATGGTAATAATGTTGTGGAAAGAAGTGGAGTAGTAAGAACATCAAGCTGTACTAAAGAAGAAGTTGATGCTATACTGATTCAATGTGGTAGATTAAGTCGGAGTTCATCTGGTAATAATCTGAATAATAACAGTAATACTCGGAAATACTCTGGTTCTAAACGGAGTTATGATTTCGATCATGATGCTATTGAGAAAGGAAgcgatgatattgataatgataaTGTTGGTATTGATGCTAATTCTCATCATCATCAGCGTCGTCATTCAAGATCTTCTCATAGAAGAAATTCAAGCAGGGATAAAGATGTTGAAGGGGGGTCATCGACTAAGCGTTCTGGGAGTAGAGAAAAGAGGTCTTCATCAAgagaagaagatagaactagaagcggtggtggtagtggtagtaGAAGGGTTAGTAGATCCCCTGGAAGACGTTCAGAAACCCCTTCATCTGCAAATGCTGCTGGTGGTGCTGGTGTTACTGAGAAATCAAGACCAGGAAAAATGGTGTCGGTTCCTGCTTCCAATCGCGTTGGTGGTGCTGATTCGGGAACAATAGCGGGTTCTGGTGTGAAAAGGGTTTCAGTGAGGAGAAGTGGAGAAATTGGTAGGACTACAGCTGCTTCACCGAGATCTCAATCACCTGCTAATGTTAGGGGGGCTGGTAACAATgagaaccaccatcaacacccacaTTCACTCAGTCGAAGTAACTCGAGGAAAGCCGAGCATTCTCCTTATAGAAGAAACCCCATGGCTGAAATTGATGATAATTCCCAAAGACCTAATGAAAATACCAATTTGAAGAACCAGAAAATCAAAGACTGTGAGCCTACATTGAACAAGAAATCCTCAATTTTGCAATCTCAGCAG AAATCTGAATTGAAAACCCAAAGGGTTACTGAAGCTATTGTGCAAGAGACTAATACCAATGGCAGTAGAGATGTAAAGGAGAACATTGGGTTAACAACAGGAGCTGCTGTAGGAGAAAGCTTGAAACCTCATGGCATTACAAGGACTAGGTCTGCCAGAAGGTCAAGGGATTTCGATCTCAACTCAGCTTTGGAACCTGACACTATTCTTAATCCTACATCTTATGCTTCTTTACTCTTGGAAGACATCCAGAATTTTCACCAGCAAAACACTACCACCACTACCCCTACAGCTGCAGCTGCCACAGCAACAGCTTTTACTCTCCCAGCTTGTGTCACTAAGGCTTGTTCTATCCTAGATGCTGTTGCTGATCTCAATTCGTGTGCTAGTTCTAATATCTCCAATGATGATAgaaactgttttgaagtatctGATAATCGATCTAACAACAACAAGAACTTCAGCAAGAGTACTACTAATGCTGTTCCTTTCAATCCACTCGGGAAAAAGAGATTGGATGCCAAAAAGAAAACTTATGCGGAATCTGAATTAGTTGTGGGCAATGATGAAGAAAAGGAGGACCTCATGGAGCCGAGTCTCCACAAATACATAACAGTAAGAAGGGGTGTTAATATTGTGAATGAAGAAATGGATATGGAACAGCAAGAATCCTCAGGGAGTAACAGTGTTGTTGCTGCGCAACATAATTGGGCGTCTTCTTCGTCATCCTGGGAACCAAATTCTGCAGATTCCACTGATCGATGGACTTCGAGATCGAATACAACAGGAGGAGAGCAAGAAGAGCTTAACTTGGTCATCTCTGAGAAGGTGAAGCAACAGCAGAACATCTCTGGAACACCAATGAGGAGGAAGAAAGAGACTAATGAGCTTCAAGGGAAGGTTATTGGTGGTAATGTTAGAGGTCAGATGAGGATTCCTATTGCAGCTGCTTCAATGTAA